The following proteins come from a genomic window of Amaranthus tricolor cultivar Red isolate AtriRed21 chromosome 14, ASM2621246v1, whole genome shotgun sequence:
- the LOC130799624 gene encoding uncharacterized protein LOC130799624 encodes MKSAILRTGSIPVQNLNRTPAHSGSIPSSPRVSFRSEYIGFGNLKRSSSDTDLIRSELVSSGVGRVGSVSFPDLGVIVEEESSGGIGIGIGNGKGKGNDYGGKGKGRNDESNDKSKIEEYYQEMLNSNPENSLLLRNYGNYLHQVKKNAEKAEEYYGRAILANPGDGELLSLYGNLIWETSKDEHRAQLYFDQAINASPNDCMVLGSYAHFLWEAEDDEDDQSTCINHESAGIPAMVGVR; translated from the exons atgaaatccgCGATTCTCAGAACCGGTTCGATCCCGGTTCAGAACCTCAACCGGACACCTGCACATAGTGGAAGTATTCCATCATCTCCAAGAGTTTCATTCCGGTCTGAATATATTGGGTTTGGAAACCTAAAGCGGTCTAGCTCAGATACCGATTTGATCCGTTCTGAGTTGGTGAGTTCAGGAGTTGGTCGAGTTGGATCAGTTTCATTCCCTGATTTAGGTGTGATTGTTGAGGAGGAATCAAGTGGAGgaattgggattgggattgggaatggaaaagggaaagggaatgacTATGGGGGTAAAGGAAAAGGTAGGAATGATGAGAGTAATGATAAGAGTAAGATTGAAGAATATTACCAAGAAATGTTGAATTCAAATCCTGAGAATTCCTTACTTTTGAGAAATTATGGGAACTACTTGCATCAG GTGAAGAAAAATGCGGAGAAAGCAGAGGAATATTACGGAAGAGCAATATTAGCAAATCCAGGAGATGGGGAATTATTGTCATTGTATGGGAATTTAATTTGGGAAACTTCCAAGGATGAACATCGAGCTCAACTTTACTTTGATCAAGCTATTAATGCCTCACCTAATGATTG CATGGTTTTGGGTTCATATGCACACTTCTTATGGGAAGCAgaggatgatgaagatgatcaAAGTACTTGTATTAATCATGAAAGTGCTGGTATTCCTGCTATGGTTGGTGTTCGCTAA